The following proteins are co-located in the Komagataeibacter sp. FNDCF1 genome:
- the ubiM gene encoding 5-demethoxyubiquinol-8 5-hydroxylase UbiM, with translation MTYHDVTIMGGGPTGLAAALSLEARGLSVAVLERAGQSAWAEPAFDGREIALTHHSVSVLRALGAWEHIPQVAISPLREARVETGRRNHPLTFDTHGRGVDALGYLVSNHCIRRSLYLAASSRPNIHLHAGTTTRYIRRIGEDMAVVHAGGEITSRLAVGADGRFSPLRRMQRIGAVMQDFKRSMLVCRMAHDVPHHHVATQWFDDGQTVALLPVNGGASSVVLTLPPEQIARLSVLDRDAFNAEIMERVGNRLGNMRLVSTRHSYPLRAVYAHRFAAPGFALVGDAAVGMHPITAHGFNLGLKGQEALAQEVEAGLARGEAPGSLSTLRRFERRHRLATAPLFAATNGIATVYTRDEPAFRILRRTGLRVADALAPFKSLVTDMLMDREKAV, from the coding sequence ATGACATATCATGATGTGACCATAATGGGGGGCGGCCCGACCGGTCTTGCCGCGGCACTGTCGCTGGAGGCCCGTGGCCTGTCGGTTGCGGTGCTGGAGCGCGCGGGACAGTCCGCATGGGCCGAACCGGCCTTTGACGGGCGCGAGATCGCGCTTACGCATCATTCGGTTTCCGTGCTCAGGGCGCTGGGCGCGTGGGAACATATCCCGCAGGTGGCCATTTCCCCCCTGCGTGAAGCCCGGGTGGAAACGGGCCGCCGCAACCATCCCCTTACCTTTGATACGCATGGACGCGGGGTCGATGCACTAGGCTATCTGGTATCCAATCACTGCATCCGGCGCAGTCTCTATCTTGCCGCCAGCAGTCGCCCCAACATTCACCTGCATGCCGGCACCACCACCCGTTATATCCGACGGATAGGCGAAGACATGGCGGTGGTGCATGCGGGGGGAGAAATCACATCCCGGCTTGCCGTGGGGGCAGATGGACGTTTTTCCCCGTTGCGGCGGATGCAGCGCATTGGCGCGGTCATGCAGGATTTTAAACGTTCGATGCTGGTCTGCCGCATGGCGCATGACGTTCCACACCACCATGTAGCGACCCAGTGGTTTGATGATGGGCAGACCGTGGCCCTGCTTCCCGTCAATGGCGGGGCATCATCCGTCGTGCTGACCCTGCCGCCCGAACAGATCGCGCGCCTGAGCGTGCTGGACCGTGATGCCTTCAATGCCGAAATCATGGAACGCGTGGGCAACCGGTTGGGTAACATGCGACTGGTCAGTACCCGGCACAGCTATCCGCTCCGCGCCGTGTATGCCCATCGGTTCGCCGCGCCGGGCTTCGCGCTGGTGGGGGATGCGGCCGTGGGCATGCACCCCATCACCGCCCACGGCTTCAATCTGGGGCTGAAGGGGCAGGAAGCACTGGCGCAGGAAGTGGAGGCCGGTCTGGCGCGTGGTGAGGCGCCGGGCAGCCTGTCCACGCTCAGGCGTTTCGAGCGGCGGCATCGTCTGGCTACCGCGCCCCTGTTTGCCGCCACTAACGGAATCGCCACGGTCTACACGCGCGATGAACCGGCATTCAGGATATTGCGCCGGACCGGATTGCGTGTGGCCGATGCCCTGGCACCATTCAAGTCCTTGGTGACGGACATGCTGATGGACCGGGAGAAGGCGGTATAA
- a CDS encoding nitroreductase, with protein sequence MTSLDLLLSRFSTDALAEPAPQGAVLESILSTAMRAPDHGKLRPWRYVIVQGDARPRMAERIVASMKRLDPDVAPAKIEKRQSRFSTMPMIIVLGMHLRPENKIPLVEQELAVGAAAMNILNALHATGFGGVWVSGDVTYDPELSAELGFPAPHRLAGFLFVGTPRPGAHGPTRRAVDDYVAQWTGAPVQFGADA encoded by the coding sequence ATGACATCGCTCGACCTTCTGCTGTCACGGTTTTCCACCGATGCTCTGGCTGAACCCGCACCACAGGGCGCCGTGCTGGAAAGCATCCTGTCCACCGCCATGCGCGCGCCCGACCACGGTAAACTCCGGCCGTGGCGTTACGTGATCGTGCAGGGGGATGCCCGGCCCAGAATGGCCGAGCGCATCGTCGCCAGCATGAAGCGGCTCGACCCGGATGTTGCACCCGCCAAGATCGAGAAGCGCCAGAGCCGTTTTTCCACCATGCCCATGATCATTGTCCTGGGCATGCACCTGCGGCCCGAGAACAAGATCCCCCTTGTTGAACAGGAACTGGCGGTCGGAGCTGCGGCCATGAACATCCTGAACGCCCTGCATGCCACGGGCTTTGGCGGGGTATGGGTAAGCGGTGATGTAACGTATGACCCGGAACTTTCCGCCGAACTGGGCTTTCCCGCACCGCACAGGCTTGCGGGTTTCCTGTTTGTCGGCACGCCCCGGCCTGGTGCGCATGGCCCCACGCGCCGCGCCGTGGATGATTATGTAGCCCAGTGGACGGGCGCCCCCGTGCAGTTTGGCGCGGATGCGTAA
- a CDS encoding recombinase family protein, with protein MKVALYARYSSDNQRDASIADQLRVCRTQAEKQGWTIVEEYTDHAISGASLMRPGIQALIADAQRGRFQIVLAEAMDRLSRDQEDIAGVFKRMNYAGVRIVTLSEGEVSHLHVGLKGTMNALFLKDLAEKTHRGLRGRVEQGKSGGGNAYGYDVVRRLDANGEPIRGDRTINPAEAEVVRRIFRDFAAGLGPRAIAFRLNDESISAPGSGAWGFSTITGNRLRGTGILNNEMYVGRLVWNRQRFIKDPDTGKRQARPNPESEWVIQEVPELRIVDQELWDAVKARQASVSASRDTRDTSSPDHFREKRRPRYLFSGLSKCGCCGGGYSMISGTLLGCSTARNKGTCDNRTNMRREELERRVLDALRHHLMDPDLFAEFCTAFTTEMNRLRMEASADIGAAESELKRVERDIQRLMDLYLSEAISIETVKERGSKLEARKTELKEFLATAEAPPPLLHPQMAEFYHRQLARLHDMLHSELDEKRQEAAEVIRSLIEAIILTPSDKGLQIDVRGDLAGILTMASGGGQTKTPARFRAGVRDAFASQVQMVAGAGFEPAAFRL; from the coding sequence ATGAAGGTCGCGCTCTACGCCCGCTATTCCTCCGACAACCAGCGCGACGCCTCGATCGCCGACCAGCTTCGGGTCTGCCGTACCCAGGCGGAGAAACAAGGCTGGACCATCGTCGAGGAATATACCGACCACGCCATCTCGGGTGCCTCCCTGATGCGGCCCGGCATCCAGGCGCTGATCGCGGACGCACAGCGCGGACGGTTCCAAATCGTTCTGGCCGAGGCGATGGATCGCCTCTCCCGTGACCAGGAAGATATCGCCGGCGTCTTCAAGCGCATGAACTACGCCGGCGTGCGGATCGTCACCCTTTCCGAGGGCGAAGTCTCCCACCTTCATGTCGGCCTCAAGGGCACGATGAACGCCCTGTTTCTGAAAGACCTGGCTGAGAAGACGCATCGCGGCCTGCGAGGCCGGGTCGAACAGGGCAAGTCCGGCGGCGGCAATGCCTACGGCTATGATGTCGTGCGCAGGCTCGACGCCAATGGCGAGCCCATTCGGGGCGACCGCACCATCAATCCAGCGGAAGCCGAGGTCGTCCGTCGTATCTTTCGCGACTTCGCAGCCGGGCTGGGACCGCGCGCCATCGCCTTCCGTCTCAACGACGAAAGCATCTCCGCACCGGGCAGCGGCGCCTGGGGCTTCTCGACCATCACTGGCAACCGGCTACGCGGCACCGGTATCCTCAACAATGAGATGTACGTTGGCAGACTGGTCTGGAACCGGCAGCGTTTCATCAAGGATCCCGACACCGGCAAGCGGCAGGCCCGCCCCAATCCGGAATCCGAATGGGTAATCCAGGAGGTGCCGGAACTGCGGATCGTCGACCAGGAACTGTGGGACGCGGTCAAGGCGCGACAGGCCAGCGTCAGCGCCAGCCGCGACACACGCGACACCTCATCGCCCGACCATTTCCGCGAGAAGCGCCGCCCCCGCTACCTGTTCTCCGGCCTGAGCAAATGCGGCTGCTGTGGTGGCGGCTATTCCATGATCTCCGGCACCTTGCTCGGCTGCTCGACAGCCCGCAACAAGGGCACCTGCGACAACCGGACCAATATGCGTCGCGAGGAACTGGAACGGCGTGTCCTCGACGCCCTGCGCCACCACCTCATGGACCCGGACCTGTTCGCCGAGTTCTGCACGGCCTTCACCACCGAGATGAACCGGCTGCGCATGGAAGCATCGGCCGACATCGGCGCAGCAGAGTCAGAACTGAAGCGGGTCGAGCGCGACATCCAGCGCCTGATGGATCTCTACCTTTCAGAAGCGATCTCGATCGAGACGGTCAAGGAGCGCGGATCGAAGCTCGAAGCCCGCAAGACCGAACTCAAAGAGTTCCTTGCCACCGCCGAGGCGCCCCCGCCCCTGCTCCATCCGCAGATGGCGGAGTTCTACCACCGGCAACTCGCGCGGCTGCACGACATGCTGCATTCCGAACTGGACGAAAAGCGCCAGGAGGCGGCCGAGGTAATCCGCTCGCTGATCGAGGCGATCATCCTCACGCCGTCCGACAAGGGCCTCCAGATTGACGTCCGGGGTGATCTGGCCGGCATTCTGACTATGGCGTCGGGCGGCGGACAAACGAAAACCCCAGCCCGTTTCCGGGCTGGGGTTCGTGATGCGTTCGCATCGCAAGTTCAGATGGTTGCGGGGGCAGGATTTGAACCTGCGGCCTTCAGGTTATGA
- a CDS encoding ATP-dependent RecD-like DNA helicase — MNGRASDSSPTEALAGLVERVTFHNAENGFCVLRVKVRGQRDLVTVVGHAAMISAGEFVQMSGRWFNDHTHGLQFKAEFLKASPPTTVEGIERYLGSGMIRGIGPVYAKKLVKAFGEAVFDLIEQEPRRLREVTGIGPKRAERIVDGWADQKVIREIMLFLHSNGVGTSRAVRIFKTYGQDAVQLISENPYRLAKDIRGIGFKTADQIARKMGIAPDAMIRVRAGISYALGEAMDEGHCGLPIGELLTSTAELLEVAVPLIETALALELEAGDVIADSEGETGCIFLAGLYRAEQSIAERLRACAFGRPPWPEIDAEKAMTWVETKTGLALAPSQQEAVRLALRSKVLVITGGPGVGKTTLVNAILKIVAAKGTDVQLCAPTGRAAKRLSESTGLEGKTIHRLLETDPATGSFKRDDTNPLTCDLLVVDEASMVDVLLMRSLLRALPDSAALLIVGDVDQLPSVGPGQVLADIIGSNAVPVVRLTEVFRQAAQSRIITNAHRINEGRMPELSAEEGSDFYFVEAAEPEVGLRKLLAVVKDRIPARFGLDPVRDVQVLCPMNRGGLGTRSLNIELQQALNPPGEVKVERFGWTYGPGDKVMQIANDYDRDVFNGDLGVIDRIDVEEGELTVSFDGREVVYGFGELDELVLAYATTIHKSQGSEYPAVVIPLVTQHYAMLARNLLYTGVTRGRKLVVLVGQKKALAIAVRNQGGRRRWSKLREWLVDSTA; from the coding sequence ATGAACGGACGCGCTTCTGACTCTTCGCCCACGGAGGCGCTGGCCGGGCTTGTGGAGCGGGTGACGTTCCACAACGCCGAGAACGGTTTCTGCGTCCTGCGCGTGAAAGTGCGGGGGCAGCGCGACCTGGTCACCGTCGTCGGCCACGCCGCCATGATCTCGGCGGGCGAGTTCGTGCAGATGTCGGGGCGCTGGTTCAACGATCATACCCATGGGCTGCAGTTCAAGGCCGAGTTTCTCAAGGCCAGCCCGCCGACCACGGTCGAGGGCATCGAACGCTACCTGGGCTCCGGCATGATCCGAGGCATCGGCCCGGTCTACGCGAAAAAGCTGGTGAAAGCGTTCGGCGAGGCGGTGTTCGACCTGATCGAGCAGGAACCTAGACGTCTGCGGGAGGTGACGGGCATCGGCCCCAAGCGGGCCGAGCGGATTGTCGACGGCTGGGCGGACCAGAAGGTGATCCGCGAGATCATGCTGTTCCTGCACAGCAACGGCGTCGGCACCTCGCGGGCGGTGCGTATCTTCAAGACCTACGGGCAGGACGCGGTCCAACTGATCAGTGAGAACCCGTACCGGCTCGCGAAGGACATTCGGGGCATCGGCTTCAAGACCGCCGACCAGATCGCCCGAAAGATGGGGATCGCGCCTGACGCCATGATCCGGGTGCGGGCCGGAATCTCCTACGCGCTTGGTGAGGCCATGGACGAAGGGCATTGTGGTCTGCCGATCGGGGAACTGCTGACCAGCACCGCCGAACTGCTGGAGGTCGCCGTCCCTCTGATCGAGACGGCTCTCGCGCTGGAACTGGAAGCGGGAGACGTTATTGCCGACAGCGAGGGCGAGACGGGCTGCATCTTCCTGGCGGGTCTCTATCGCGCGGAGCAGAGCATCGCCGAGCGATTGCGCGCCTGCGCCTTCGGTCGTCCGCCCTGGCCAGAGATCGACGCTGAAAAGGCCATGACCTGGGTGGAAACGAAGACCGGGCTTGCGCTCGCGCCCAGCCAGCAGGAGGCGGTGCGCCTTGCCCTGCGCAGCAAGGTGCTGGTGATCACGGGTGGTCCCGGCGTCGGCAAGACCACGCTGGTCAACGCCATCCTGAAAATCGTGGCGGCCAAGGGCACCGACGTGCAGCTCTGCGCCCCGACCGGACGTGCAGCGAAGCGTCTGTCGGAAAGCACGGGACTGGAGGGGAAGACCATCCACCGCCTGCTGGAGACGGATCCGGCGACTGGCAGCTTCAAGCGGGACGATACCAACCCGCTGACCTGCGATCTCCTGGTCGTGGACGAGGCCAGCATGGTGGACGTGCTGCTGATGCGATCTCTGCTGCGCGCCTTGCCCGACAGCGCGGCCTTGCTGATCGTGGGGGACGTGGACCAGTTGCCATCCGTCGGACCGGGACAGGTGCTGGCCGATATCATCGGCTCCAACGCCGTGCCGGTGGTGCGGTTGACGGAGGTGTTCCGCCAGGCGGCGCAGAGCCGGATCATCACCAATGCGCACCGGATCAATGAGGGCAGGATGCCCGAACTGAGCGCGGAAGAGGGATCGGATTTCTATTTCGTCGAAGCGGCCGAACCCGAGGTCGGGCTGCGCAAGTTGCTGGCGGTTGTGAAGGACCGCATCCCGGCGCGGTTCGGACTGGACCCGGTCCGCGACGTGCAGGTGCTGTGTCCGATGAACCGGGGCGGGCTTGGGACGCGGTCGCTGAATATAGAATTGCAGCAGGCGCTGAACCCGCCGGGCGAGGTGAAGGTCGAGCGGTTCGGCTGGACCTACGGGCCGGGCGACAAGGTGATGCAGATCGCCAACGATTATGACCGGGACGTTTTCAACGGGGATCTTGGCGTTATCGACAGGATCGATGTGGAAGAAGGCGAACTGACGGTCTCATTCGATGGACGGGAGGTCGTGTATGGCTTCGGCGAGCTGGACGAACTGGTGCTGGCCTACGCGACGACCATTCACAAGAGCCAGGGCTCGGAATACCCGGCGGTGGTGATCCCGCTGGTGACGCAGCATTACGCCATGCTCGCGCGGAACCTGCTCTATACCGGCGTCACACGGGGACGGAAGCTCGTCGTGCTCGTGGGGCAGAAGAAGGCGCTGGCCATCGCGGTGCGCAACCAGGGTGGGAGACGGCGGTGGTCGAAGCTCAGGGAATGGCTGGTGGACAGCACCGCATGA
- a CDS encoding carbohydrate porin has product MYARIVPIIPIIIMVFIIAPDANASLTADLKSGILPNIATDTGNALINSGIYPKAFFDDTLYGNAAGGVRREAIVFHEAYFGADLDMNRIAGLSGTIVRFAVDSRFGGNPQGVNDMAGSGVSYFHGSGPNNQTRLTQLEIEEHLADDRLRVSVGRMQLSSFFATSRYYCLFQLGMCANLNPMTWSSNSDAPFWPVSVWAGEMTVIPRRNTYLRFGGEESNSTQYYNGGFPWGDGWSLHGASGAHVMIEAGYETADSSRLPGRYDVGAYEDTSPVGNFRYDANGGRIAFTHDAGRMQSGQNGIYAQFEQTVWHPRRGQQLLTLLGGLVFDTSGHSLQKNYFLLGFIWEGLFPGHRHDFLAFKATEHHLNRNATDYLDDEIMASGRSGRMSTHEQTLEADYSIRLVAGVRLTPFAAFIFHPDQQVYTITQPNPKITHSFSGGLQLSFSLGEAAGLTPFGLSRPY; this is encoded by the coding sequence ATGTACGCGCGTATCGTCCCGATAATACCGATAATCATAATGGTGTTTATAATTGCGCCAGACGCCAATGCCAGTCTGACGGCCGACCTGAAATCAGGAATACTGCCAAACATCGCAACAGATACGGGAAATGCGCTGATCAATTCCGGAATTTATCCCAAAGCCTTCTTTGACGACACCCTCTACGGCAATGCCGCAGGCGGTGTAAGACGGGAAGCCATCGTTTTTCATGAAGCCTATTTCGGTGCGGATCTGGATATGAACCGGATTGCGGGCCTGTCCGGCACGATCGTCCGTTTCGCGGTGGACTCCCGCTTTGGCGGCAATCCACAGGGTGTCAACGACATGGCCGGCTCTGGCGTGTCCTACTTCCATGGCAGCGGTCCGAATAACCAGACACGCCTGACGCAGTTGGAAATCGAAGAGCATCTGGCCGATGACCGGCTTCGCGTGAGCGTAGGCAGAATGCAGCTCTCGTCCTTTTTCGCGACGTCCCGCTATTACTGCCTGTTTCAACTCGGCATGTGCGCGAACCTCAATCCCATGACATGGTCGAGCAATTCCGACGCGCCCTTCTGGCCCGTATCCGTATGGGCTGGTGAGATGACGGTCATTCCACGTCGTAACACCTATCTGCGTTTCGGAGGGGAAGAGTCGAATTCCACACAGTACTATAATGGTGGCTTCCCATGGGGGGACGGCTGGTCGCTCCATGGCGCAAGCGGTGCGCATGTCATGATCGAGGCCGGATATGAAACGGCGGACAGCAGCCGCCTACCGGGACGCTACGATGTGGGGGCATATGAGGATACCAGCCCGGTCGGCAATTTCCGCTACGACGCCAATGGCGGGAGGATCGCCTTCACCCATGATGCCGGCCGCATGCAATCGGGTCAGAACGGCATCTATGCCCAGTTTGAACAGACCGTATGGCATCCGCGTAGAGGGCAGCAGCTTCTGACCTTGTTGGGTGGTCTGGTGTTCGATACATCCGGCCATTCGCTTCAGAAAAACTACTTCCTGCTGGGCTTTATATGGGAGGGCCTGTTTCCCGGTCACAGGCATGATTTTCTGGCGTTCAAAGCGACAGAGCATCATCTCAACAGGAACGCTACAGATTATCTGGATGATGAGATCATGGCTTCGGGCCGCTCCGGCCGTATGTCCACCCATGAGCAGACGCTTGAAGCGGATTACAGCATCCGCCTCGTCGCTGGGGTGCGGCTTACGCCTTTTGCCGCTTTCATTTTTCATCCAGACCAGCAGGTCTACACTATCACGCAGCCCAATCCGAAAATCACGCACAGCTTTTCCGGCGGTCTGCAACTTTCTTTTTCACTGGGAGAGGCTGCTGGCCTGACGCCCTTTGGCCTGTCGCGTCCATACTGA